The genomic window TGATCTCCGCCGTCGCCGCCGCCAACCCGAACACGATCGTCGTGCTGGAGACCGGCGGGCCGGTGCTCATGCCGTGGGCGGACCGGGTCCGGGGCATCGTCGCGGCCTGGTACCCGGGGCAGCAGGCGGGGACGGCGCTGGCGCGCGTCCTCTACGGCGACGTGGACGCGTCCGGACGCCTCCCGCTGACGTTCCCGGTGGACGAGAAGGACGCGCCCGCCGTCCCCGGCACCGGCAAGAAGGCCGTCTTCAGCGAGGGCGTGAACGTCGGGTACCGGCACTACGACGCCCAGGGCATAACGCCGCGCTACCCGTTCGGGCACGGCCTGTCGTACACCACCTTCCGTTACGGAGACCTGAAGGTGTCACCGAGCGGCGTGCAGGTCACGGTGACCAACACCGGCGCCCGCGCGGGGACGGCTGTGCCTCAGCTCTACCTCGGGCTGCCGTCGCGGGCGTCCGTCCCGCAGCCGCCGCGCCAGCTCAAGGGCTACAAGAAGGTGGCGCTGGCGCCGGGGCGGAGCGCGACCGTCACGTTCCCGCTGAACGACCGGTCGCTGGCGTACTGGGACACCGGCGCGGACGCGTGGAAGGTCGCGCCCGGCTGCTACCGGGTCGCGGTCGGCGCGTCGTCCCGGGACCTGCCGCTGACCGGGGCGTTCGGCCGGGGCGGCGCGTCCTGCCGATGATCATCGGGGTTCGGCTGCCGGGGCGCGGCCGGGCACGGTACAAATAAGCCCGATCTCCCGTCCCCCCGCAGCCGGAGTGTCCTGTGCCGCACGATTCCTCCCGGCGGTCGGCCCCCCGCCGCCTGCACGCGGTGCCGCGCCCCGAGCGCGGGCCGCGCGAGCGGGGCGTTCCGCTCGGCCCGGACGACCCGCGCCGCATCGGGCGCTACCGCCTGTCGGGACGGCTGGACGACCAGACGTTCCTCGGCCGCTCCCCCGAGGGCGCCGCGGTCGCCGTCCGGCGGCTGCGGGGCGAGGGACGCGCGGCCGGACGGGCGCGCAACCGGGCCGCCGCGTTCCAGGACGTCACCGGACGCCACGTCGCGCACGTCCTGCACGCCGGCGTCAGCGAGGGCCGCGCGTTCGTCGTGACGGAGTTCGTGGACGGCCCGTCGCTCGCGGCGTCCGTCGCCGCCGGTGGGCCGCTGGCCGGGGCGGCGCTGCGCGACCTCGCGCTGCGCACGGCGGCGGGCCTGGCGTCGGTGCACCGGGCGGGGCTCGTCCACGGCGGGTGCGGGCCGCGCGCGGTGCTGCTCGGCCCGGACGGGACCAGGCTCGCGGGCCTCGGCGTCCCGCCGCCCGGCGACCCCGCCTACCTGGCGCCCGAGCAGATCGAGGACGAGCCGGTCGGCGCCCCCGCCGACGTGTTCGCCTGGGCCGCGACGCTCGTGTTCGCCGCGACCGGACGGCCGCCGTTCGGCACCGGGCCGGGCGCCGCGCGCCGCATCGCCGCCCGCCGCCCCGACCTCGGGACCCTGGACGGCCCGCTGCGCGACCTGGCGCTGCGCTGCCTGGACAAGAACCCGGCGGCGCGGCCGAGCGCGGCGGCGCTGGCACGGGCGCTGCGCGACGACCGGGCGCCCGAGCCGAGGCCGCGCCCGACCCGCATCCCCCGCTACCGGTGGCGGATGATGGTGGCGCTCGCGACGGTCGTCGCGCTCGGGTTCGTGATCGGGATCCTGGTCTGACCCGTCCGGCCTACCAGTGCGGGGGCCGGTCCGCGAGCAGCCGGTCGTCGTCGGAGGCGTCGCCGCGCCATTCGCCCCAGCCGACGTCGGTCTCGTCGGACGTGACGTCGGGAAGGATCACGAGTTCGTCGTCCTGCTCGACGGTGCGGTCGTCGTCGGGGACCTCGGGTCCACTGCTCATGGCTCCATTGTCGGTCATCGCGGAGCGCGGCGTGCGCGGGTGGGGCAGATGTTCACGCGGCCTTCGTCACGTCGGCACTTGTGATCACGCCGGAGGCAGTGCGGCGGCCAGCTCCGCCGCGGCCTTGCCGGGGTCGGCGGCCTCGGTGAGCGCGCGGACGACCACGATCCGCCGCGCCCCCGCCGCCAGCACCGCGCCGAGCCGGTCGCCGTCGATGCCGCCGATCGCGAACCACGGGCGGGCCGGGTTCCGGGCCGCCGCGTGCTCGACCAGCCCGAGGCCGGGCGCGGCGCGGCCGGGCTTGGTGGGCGTGGGCCAGACGGGGCCGGTGCAGAAGTAGTCGACGCCGGTTTCGGCGGCCGCCGCGTCGGCCTCGGCGGGCGCGTGCGTGGAGCGCCCGACCAGGATGTCGGCGCCGACGATCGCGCGGGCGGCGGCGACGGGCAGGTCGTCCTGGCCGAGGTGCAGGACGTCCGCGCCGACGGCGTGGGCGATATCGGCGCGGTCGTTGACGGCCAGCAGCGCGCCGTGCCGGTCGCACGCCGCCCGGAAGACCTCCAGGTGGGCGATCTCCCGCCGCGCCTCCAGGCCCTTCTGCCGAAGCTGCACGACGTCCACGCCGCCCGCGAGGACGGCGTCCAGGAACGCGGGCAGGTCGCCCCGGCCCTCCCGGGCGTCGGTGCAGAGGTAGAGGCGGGCGCGGTCGAGCCGGGCCCGCAGCGCGACGGCGCGCTCGGAGGGCAGGTGCCTGGACACGGGAGCGGGGGTTTCCTTTCCTGCGGACGGCGCGGGCCGGCCGGCCCGCGCCATCCTCTCAGGCTCGGCGCGCCCCGCTCAGAAGGCCATGGCCTGGGCGCGGCGGCGGACCTCCGTCCCGCGGTTCTCGGCGAGCGCCTGGACGGGCGTGCCGGGGAGCGTGTCGTCGGCGGTGAACAGCCAGCGCAGCGTCTCCTCGTCGTCGAACCCCGCGTCGGCCAGCAGCGTGAGCGTGCCGGAGAGGCCCTTGACGACCTGGCCGTCGCGGAGGAAGGCGGCGGGCACCACGGGCCCGCCGTCCCGCCGGACGGCGAGGAGCTTGCGCTCGCTGAGGAGCTGGCGGACGCGGTTCGGCCGGATGCCGAGGCTCTCGGCGGTCTGTTGGAGGGAGAGCCACTCTCCGACCAGGGCGTCGGTGCGGGGGTCGATGACCTTGTCAACGGTAGCGTGCGTCTGCGTCACGCCCCCTTGCTACCACGTCCGAAGAGCGCTCAAACCCGGCGTCACGACGGTCGGACCCGGACGGCCTGCCGGAGCGGAATGTCCGGATCGGCGGCGATGACCGGGTCCACGGGCGTCCCGGCGGCCATGAGGCGCCGCGCCTGCACGAGATCGCGCGGCCGGTCGACCGCGAGGACGGCGTCGACCCGGTCCCCGGTGAGCCAGACCGTCGACCAGGACGGGCCCGCCGGGTCGCCCCGGTCGATCCGGCGCTCGGCGTCCTCGTGCCGTCCGAGGTACTGGACCATGTGCCCGAACTGCTCGGACCAGAAGTACGGGATCGCGTCGTAGACCGCGTCCGCGCCGAGCAGGGTCGCGGCGGCGACCTCGGGGGCGTTGAGCGCGGCGTCCCAGTGCTCGGCGAGCACGCGGCGGCCGTGGCGGTTGGACCACCAGGCCGCGCAGTCCCCGACGGCCACGATGTCGGGCCGGGGCACGCCGCCGATCGAGGCGCGCAGGGACGGGTCGGCGAGGACGCCGAGTTCGACGTCGAGTCCGGATCCGTCGAGCCAGCCGACCTCGGGCCGGACGCCGATCCCGGTGACCACGGCGTCGGCGGCGAGACGCTCCCCGCCGGCGAGCAGCAGGCCGTCGTCCTCGACGGACGCGACGCGCACACCCGTCCGCAGCTCCACGCCCGCCGCCGCGTACCAGGGGGCGGTGCGGGCGCCGAGGTCCGCGCCGAGCGCCTGGACGAGCGGCGCCTCCCCCGCCTCGGCCACCGTCACCCGGCAGCCCTTCTTCGCGGCGGCCGTCGCGACCTCCGCGCCGATCCAGCCCGCTCCGACGATCACGATCCGCGCGCCGGGGCGGAGGTGGCCGCGCAGCTCGTGGGCGTCCTCATGGGTGCGCAGGACGTGCTGGCGGCCGGGTCCGGGCAGCAGGACGGGCACCGCGCCGGTCGCGATCACGAGCCCGTCGAACGGGAGGTCCCCGGCCGTCGTCGCGAGGGTGCCGCCGCGTCCGGGGGCGGGACGCAGGCCGGTGGCGCGTTCGCCGAGCAGCAGGTCGCAGCGCAGCGCGTCCCAGTCGGCCGTCAGCTCGCTGGTGTCGGCGTCCCCGGCGAGGACGGCCTTGGACAGCGGCGGCCGGTCGTAGGGACGCCGCGCCTCGGCCCCGACGAGCGTCAGCGCGCCCGCGAATCCCCGGGCGCGCAGGGCCTCCGCCGCGCGCGTCCCGGCCAGCCCGCCGCCCACGATGATCACTCGGTCCATGCCCGGCACCCTAACCGCGCCGGTCCCGGCGGCCCGCACCCCGCCGTACAGTAAAACTGGACAAAGCACGGGAGTCCGGCACGACCGGGCTGAGAGGGCGGCTGGGACGCGCTGCGGGCGCGGGGCCGCCGACCGTCGGGACCTGATCCGGATCATGCCGGCGAAGGGAGCGCGCATGGACATCGCCGTCATCGGCGCGGGCGTCGTGGGCCTCGCCACGGCCTGGCGGACCGCCGCGCGGGGCGCCGCCGTCACGCTGATCGACCCCGCGCCGGGCGCCGGGGCCACCTCGGTCGCCGCCGGGATGCTCGCCCCGCTCGGCGAGCTGGCCTACGGCGAGGAGGAACTGCTGCGGCTCGGGCTGGCGTCCCGCGACCTCTACCCGGCGTTCACCGCCGAGCTGGAGGACGCGACCGGCCTGTCCACGGGCTTTCGCGGCGACGGCTCGCTCCAGGTCGCCTTCGACGCCGACGACCTCGCCCGCCTGGACGACGCGCGCCGCTTCCAGGAGTCGCTGGGCCTGCCCGCCGAGACCGTCACCGGACGCGAGGCGCGGCGCCTGGAGCCGCTGCTCGCGCCCGGCGTCCGGGGCGGGCTCCTCGCCCCCGAGGACGGCTCGGTGGACCCCCGGCGGCTCGTCCCGGCGCTGCTGGCCGCCGTCGGGCGGCTGGGCGTGCGGGTCGTCCGGCGGCGCGCGGCCGAGGTGATCGTGACCGGCGGGGCCGCGACGGGCGTCCGGCTGGACGACGGGACCGCGCTGCCCGCCGACCGGGTCCTGCTCGCCGCCGGGCCGTGGTCGGGCGCGATCGGCGGGCTGCCGCCGGGCGCGGTGCCGCCCGTCCGGCCGGTGAAGGGGCAGGTGCTGCGGCTGCGGACGTCCGGGCCGTTCCTCACGCGCACCTTGCGCGGCCTGGTGCGGGGCTCGGCGGTCTACCTGGTCCCGCGCGCGGACGGCGAGGTCGTCGTCGGCGCCACCCAGGAGGAGCTGGGCTTCGACACGCGGGTCACGGCGGGCGGCGTGTGGGAGCTGCTGCGCGACGCCCGCGACCTCGTCCCCGGCGTCACCGAACTGGAGTTCGCCGAGGTCAGCGCCGGGTTGCGGCCCGGCTCGCCGGACAACGCGCCGCTGCTCGGCCCGGCGGCGCTGCCGGGGCTCGTCCTCGGCACCGGCCACTACCGCAACGGGATCCTGCTCGCCCCGGTCAGCGCGGACATCCTCACCGCCGCGCTGCTGGACGGCGACGTCCCCGAGATCGGCCGCCCGTTCGTCCCGGACCGCTTCGAGGTGCGCGCATGAGGATCTTCGTGAACGGCGAGCCCCGCGAGCTGCCGGCCGGCGCGACCGTCGCCGACGCCGTCGCGCTCGTCACCGCCGCCGCGGCCGGGGTGGCGGCGGCGCTGAACGACGAGGTCGTCGGCCGCTCGCGGTGGACGGCGACCGCGCTCGCCGACGCCGACCGCCTGGAAGTGCTGACCGCCGTGCAGGGAGGATGACGATCATGGACGATCCGCTGGTCATCGCGGGCGAGGCGTTCGGCTCGCGGCTCATCACCGGCACCGGCGGCGCGCCGAGCCTCGCCGTGCTGCGGGACGCGCTGACGGCGTCGGGCACCGAGCTGACGACGGTCGCGATGCGGCGCGTGGACCCGTCCGCGCACGGCTCGGTGCTGGACGTGCTGCGCGAGTGCGGCGTGCGGGTCCTGCCGAACACGGCGGGCTGCTTCACGGCGGGCGAGGCGGTGCTGACGGCGAAGCTGGCCCGCGAGGCGCTCGGAACGTCCTGGGTGAAGCTGGAGGTCATCGCCGACGAGCGGACGCTCCTGCCCGACCCCCTCGAACTGGTCGACGCGGCCGAACAGCTCGTCGCCGACGGGTTCACCGTCCTGCCCTACACCAACGACGACCCGGTGCTCGCGCGGCGGCTCGAACAGGCGGGCTGCGCGGCCGTCATGCCGCTCGGCTCCCCCATCGGCTCGGGGCTCGGCGTCCGCAACCCGCACAACATCGAGCTGATCGTCGAGGCGGCGGGCGTCCCGGTGATCCTGGACGCCGGGATCGGCACCGCCAGCGACGCCGCCCTGGCGATGGAGCTGGGCTGCGACGCGGTGCTGCTCGCCACGGCCGTCACCCGCGCGCAGGACCCGGCGCTCATGGCCCGCGCGATGCGCCACGCCGTCGAGGCCGGACGCCTGGCGAAGCTGGCGGGCCGGATCCCCCGGCGCCGCTACGCGCAGGCGTCGTCGCCGTTCGAGGGACGGCCTGGAACCTGAGTCGTACGCGGCGGCCCGCGCGGACTCATCCTCTGGGGTGATGAGAGGTTTTCGGGATCCCGCATAAACTCGATCCGATGGACACCTCGACCGCGGACCCCCTCGTCGGGACGGTGCTCGACGGGCGGTACCGCATCGAGTCGCGGATCGCCCGCGGCGGCATGGCGACCGTCTACGTCGCGCGCGACCTCCGGCTCGACCGGACGGTCGCGATCAAGGTCATGCACGCGCACCTGGCCGCCGACGAGGAGTTCGTCCGCCGCTTCATCGGCGAGGCCAAGGCCGCCGCCGCGCTGTCGCACCCGAACGTCGTCGCCGTCTACGACCAGCGGACCGACGGCGAGCACGTCTTCCTCGTCATGGAACTCGTCCACGGCCGCACCCTGCGCGACCTGCTCACCGAGCGGACGCGGCTCGGGCCGCGCGCGGCGCTGGAGATCATGCAGCCGGTGCTGGCCGCGCTCGGCGCCGCGCACCGGGCCGGGCTCGTCCACCGGGACGTCAAGCCGGAGAACGTCCTGATCGCCGCCGACGGGCAGGTCAAGGTCGCCGACTTCGGGCTGGCCCGCGCCGAGACGGCCGGCCGGATGACCCGCACCGGGCTGATCATCGGGACGGTCGGGTACCTCGCGCCCGAGCAGGTCCTGACCGGGCACGCCGACGTCCGCAGCGACGTGTACGCGGCGGGCGTCCTGCTGTTCGAGCTGCTCACCGGGCGGCTCCCCTACGAGGGCGACACGCCGCTCGCGGTCGCCTACCAGCACGCGAACGGGACCGTCCCGGCGCCGTCGGAGCTCGTCCCCGGGCTGCCCGCGCCGGTCGACGCGCTCGTCGCCCGCGCCACCGCCCGCGACGCCGCCGACCGCCCGCAGGACGCCAACGCCTTCCTCGCGACCGTCGCCGAGGTCCACGGCGGGCTCGCGCCCGACTTCGACGCGCGGCTGGCGGCGTCCGAGCCCGGCGCGACGGCCGTCCTGCAGACTCCCGCGCCGCCTCCTGGCGACGGGCGCACCGCCGTCCTGGACCCGGCCGACGGCGCCCCGGCCGGCCCCCCGCCGCGCGGCGGGGCGTTCGGCGGGTCCGGCCGCCGCTGGGCGATCGTCGCGGTGGCCGCCGTCGCCGCGATCGTGCTCGGCTGGGCCGTCTGGTACCAGTTCTCGGGGCAGTACGACCACGTCCCCGAAGAGATCATCGGGATGAAGCCGGCCGCCGCGACCAAGGAGCTGCGCGGCCACGGCCTCGCGGTGCGGCAGGGCGACACCGTCTACAGCGACCGCGTGGACAGGGGCGAGGTCGCCGCGACCGACCCCGCGCCCGGCGCCCGCGTGTCCCAGGGCATGACGATCACCCTGCACGTCTCCAAGGGCCACGTGCCGCGCGAGGTCCCCGACGTCAAGGGCCGCACCGAGTCCGACGCCCGCGACCTGCTGGAGAGCAAGGGCTTCCGCGTCGGCGGGGTCAGCTCATTGCCGTCGGAGACGATCGCGAAGGGCCGCGCGATCCGCACCAGGCCGACCGCCGGGACGAAGGTCTCCACCGACCAGCCGGTCGCGCTCGTCATGAGCAGCGGGATGACCGTGCCCGACCTCACCGGCTGGTCCACCGGCGACGCGAAGAACGCGCTGACGGCGATGGGCCTGGACGTGAAGACGCAGGACCGCAAGCAGGACGGCAAGCCCGGCGGGACCGTCGTCGGCCAGGACCCGGCGCCCGGCTCGGGCGTCTCGCGCGGCGACCGGGTCACCCTGTACGTGACGCCGCGCGACTGCCTGATCGGCAACTGGTTCTGCAACGACGGGAAGGGGGACGAGGGCAACAAGGTCCCCGTCCCGTCGGTGATCGGCAAGTCGTTCGACGACGCCCGCCGCGCCATCGAGAGCTCCGGCTTCCGGATGCGCATCGGCACCCGCGTCGGCGACCGCGTCATCGGCCAGACGCCGATCCCCGACTCCCGGGCCGCGCGCGGCGGTGTGATCACCGTCTACGGCTGACCAGGTGAGCGGCTAAGCTCGCCGACGCTATGACCTCTCCTTTCAGCCCCATCGGGGGGCATGTTCCGGTGGCGGGCGGGCTCGCGTCCGGCGGGCTGAAGTACGCCGCCGAGATCGGCGCGGAGGCCGTCCAGGTGTTCGTGGCGAACCCGCGCGGGTGGGCGCTGCCGGCCGGGAAGCCCGCCGAGGACGCCCGGCTGCGGGAGGAGGGCCTGCCGGTCTTCGTCCACGCGCCCTATCTGGTGAACTTCGGGTCGCCGAGCGCCGAGACGCTCGCCAAGTCCATCGCGACCGTCCGGCACTCGCTGGAGCGGGGCCGGGCGATCGGGGCGCGCGGCGTCGTCGTCCACACCGGCTCGGCGGTCAGCCAGAGCTACGAGGCCGCGATGGACCAGGTCCGCGCGCACGTGCTGCCGCTGCTGGACGAGATCCCGGGCGACGGCCCGGACCTGCTGCTGGAGCCGATGGCCGGGCAGGGCGCGATGCTGTGCGCCCGTGTCGAGGACCTCGGCCCGTTCTTCGAGCGGCTGGACCGGCATCCGAGGCTCGGCGTGTGCCTGGACACCTGCCACGCCTTCGCGGCGGGCCACGACCTGGCCGCGCCGGGCGGCGTCGCGGCGACCCTGGACGCGCTCGTCGCGACGGTCGGGACGGGACGGCTCAAGCTCGTCCACGCCAACGACTCCAAGGACGCCTGCGGTTCGGCCAAGGACCGGCACGAGAACATCGGCGCCGGTCAGATCGGCGCGGAGCCGTTCGGCGAGCTGCTGCGGCACCCGGAGGCCGCGGGCGTGCCGTTCGTCATCGAGACGCCGGGCCGCGGGGCCGAGCCGCACCGCGCCGACATCGACGTCCTCAAGCGCCTGCGCGACGCCTGACCCGGGGCGGCCCGACGCGGCGCGGCCGGGCGCAAGAAGAAGGCCCAGGCGCCGCTGAACAACCCCCCGACTGTTCAGCGGCGGCCTGGGCCGCGAGGTCACCGCATCCCACCCCCCCGGTACGGAATGCGGCGACTGACCCGGCGTGATCGCTCACGGCGCGGATCTCCAGTGTTGTCCTGTGTGGGGCGCCGCTGCACCGGAGTGACCTCCCGTGGCGACTGCCGCCACTGAGAACACTAGAGGGAGACGGATACCGATCGGGACCCTTGCACCACAAGGCTCGGTAAACGGTGGGTAGTCATCGCCATACGTTCCGTAGCCACACGACGAGCGGTCGGTTTCACGCGACGAACGGTCACCCGAACGGACCGTTCAGCGCACGACGATGTCGTCGGGCAGATGCAGCCGTGCCAGCGCATGGTCGGCACGCGCCGGGACGGCCCGCCGATCCAGCAGCGACACGACGACCATGACCCCGGCGGCCAGCGGCACCAGCACCAGCGCGGGCTGCTCCACCACCGCGCCGAGCGGCCCCGGCAGCGGGACGCCCGCCAGCGCGACCGTCCCCGCCGCCACCGCCGACCCGCCCCCGACGGCCAGGCCCGCGCACGCCCCGGCGGACGTGAGGCCCCGCCACCAGATGCCGAGGACGAGCAGCGGGCACAGCGAGCACGCCGACACCGTCAGCGCGACCGTGACCAGGCTCGCGGTGCCGTGCGGGGCGCCGCGCGCCGTGACGGCGAGCGGCACGGCGAGCGCGGCGACGGCCCCGCCGCGGAACACGAGCGTCCGGCGGGCGGCGCGGGCCGTCCCGGCGACGGCCGCGACGAGGCCGCACGACGTCGACAGGAACGCCGCGAACGCCCCCGCCGCGACGCAGCCGGTCAGCACCGCGCCCGCCGCGCCCGGCGCGACCCGGGCGGGCAGCGTGAGGATCACCGCGTCGGTGTCGCCCGACAGCAGGAGTTCAGGCGTGTAGACGCGGCCGAGCACCCCGTACAGGGCGGGGAACAGGGAGAACAGCGCGAGCAGGCCGGGCACGAGCGCGGCCGTGCGGCGGGCGGCGCGGCCCCCGGCGTCGGTGTAGAAGCGCATGAGGATGTGCGGCAGGCCGACGGTGCCGAGCAGGACGCCGAGCAGCGCCGAGTACGCCGTGTAGAGCGGGTGCGGCGCGCACCGGGCCCGGCCCGCCGGACGCGGCACCGGGGCGCCCGCCGGGAAGTCCAGCCGCGTCCCGTCGGCGACGGTGTGGGCGCCCGCGCGCAGGACGATCCGGCCGTCCCGGCGGCGCACGCCGTCCACGGTTCCGGTCGCGACGACCCGGACGTCGGCCGGGACGAGCACCCGCGCGCCCGTCCTGACGTGCACGGACGTCGCGTGCTCGAAACGCGGCGCGGCGGGCCGTCCGTCGGCGGCCAGGCGCGGCCCGAGCGCGGCGAACGCGGCGACCGGCAGCGCGACCGCGCCGAACTTCACCCAGAACTGGACGGCCTGGACGGACGTGGCCCCCCGCACCGTCCGCGTCAGGGCGAGCCCCAGCGACGTCGCCGCCACGAGCGCCCAGCCCGTCCACTCCGGCGCGCCGGTCAGCACCCGCAGCGTCAGCCCGGCGCCCTGGAACTGCGGCAGCAGGTAGAACCACCCGACGCAGCACACGCACGCCGACACGAGCCGCCGCACGGCGGGCGACCCGAACCGCCACTCGGCGAAGTCGGCCAGCGTGAACGCCCCGGACCGGCGCAGCGGGCCGGCGACGAACGTCAGCAGCAGCACGTACCCGGCGGTGGCCCCCGCGGGAAGCCACAGCAGGTCGGGGCCGTGCGCGAGGACGAGCCCGGCCGTCCCGAGGAACG from Actinomadura rubteroloni includes these protein-coding regions:
- a CDS encoding sodium:solute symporter family transporter, producing MIAVAAFAVPVAVLALAVLLGGPRPTADVRLAARPVRPLWNAAAISGEYVSAAAFLGTAGLVLAHGPDLLWLPAGATAGYVLLLTFVAGPLRRSGAFTLADFAEWRFGSPAVRRLVSACVCCVGWFYLLPQFQGAGLTLRVLTGAPEWTGWALVAATSLGLALTRTVRGATSVQAVQFWVKFGAVALPVAAFAALGPRLAADGRPAAPRFEHATSVHVRTGARVLVPADVRVVATGTVDGVRRRDGRIVLRAGAHTVADGTRLDFPAGAPVPRPAGRARCAPHPLYTAYSALLGVLLGTVGLPHILMRFYTDAGGRAARRTAALVPGLLALFSLFPALYGVLGRVYTPELLLSGDTDAVILTLPARVAPGAAGAVLTGCVAAGAFAAFLSTSCGLVAAVAGTARAARRTLVFRGGAVAALAVPLAVTARGAPHGTASLVTVALTVSACSLCPLLVLGIWWRGLTSAGACAGLAVGGGSAVAAGTVALAGVPLPGPLGAVVEQPALVLVPLAAGVMVVVSLLDRRAVPARADHALARLHLPDDIVVR
- a CDS encoding thiazole synthase, whose amino-acid sequence is MTIMDDPLVIAGEAFGSRLITGTGGAPSLAVLRDALTASGTELTTVAMRRVDPSAHGSVLDVLRECGVRVLPNTAGCFTAGEAVLTAKLAREALGTSWVKLEVIADERTLLPDPLELVDAAEQLVADGFTVLPYTNDDPVLARRLEQAGCAAVMPLGSPIGSGLGVRNPHNIELIVEAAGVPVILDAGIGTASDAALAMELGCDAVLLATAVTRAQDPALMARAMRHAVEAGRLAKLAGRIPRRRYAQASSPFEGRPGT
- a CDS encoding Rv2175c family DNA-binding protein translates to MTQTHATVDKVIDPRTDALVGEWLSLQQTAESLGIRPNRVRQLLSERKLLAVRRDGGPVVPAAFLRDGQVVKGLSGTLTLLADAGFDDEETLRWLFTADDTLPGTPVQALAENRGTEVRRRAQAMAF
- a CDS encoding NAD(P)/FAD-dependent oxidoreductase, encoding MDRVIIVGGGLAGTRAAEALRARGFAGALTLVGAEARRPYDRPPLSKAVLAGDADTSELTADWDALRCDLLLGERATGLRPAPGRGGTLATTAGDLPFDGLVIATGAVPVLLPGPGRQHVLRTHEDAHELRGHLRPGARIVIVGAGWIGAEVATAAAKKGCRVTVAEAGEAPLVQALGADLGARTAPWYAAAGVELRTGVRVASVEDDGLLLAGGERLAADAVVTGIGVRPEVGWLDGSGLDVELGVLADPSLRASIGGVPRPDIVAVGDCAAWWSNRHGRRVLAEHWDAALNAPEVAAATLLGADAVYDAIPYFWSEQFGHMVQYLGRHEDAERRIDRGDPAGPSWSTVWLTGDRVDAVLAVDRPRDLVQARRLMAAGTPVDPVIAADPDIPLRQAVRVRPS
- the thiO gene encoding glycine oxidase ThiO — protein: MDIAVIGAGVVGLATAWRTAARGAAVTLIDPAPGAGATSVAAGMLAPLGELAYGEEELLRLGLASRDLYPAFTAELEDATGLSTGFRGDGSLQVAFDADDLARLDDARRFQESLGLPAETVTGREARRLEPLLAPGVRGGLLAPEDGSVDPRRLVPALLAAVGRLGVRVVRRRAAEVIVTGGAATGVRLDDGTALPADRVLLAAGPWSGAIGGLPPGAVPPVRPVKGQVLRLRTSGPFLTRTLRGLVRGSAVYLVPRADGEVVVGATQEELGFDTRVTAGGVWELLRDARDLVPGVTELEFAEVSAGLRPGSPDNAPLLGPAALPGLVLGTGHYRNGILLAPVSADILTAALLDGDVPEIGRPFVPDRFEVRA
- a CDS encoding protein kinase domain-containing protein; translated protein: MPHDSSRRSAPRRLHAVPRPERGPRERGVPLGPDDPRRIGRYRLSGRLDDQTFLGRSPEGAAVAVRRLRGEGRAAGRARNRAAAFQDVTGRHVAHVLHAGVSEGRAFVVTEFVDGPSLAASVAAGGPLAGAALRDLALRTAAGLASVHRAGLVHGGCGPRAVLLGPDGTRLAGLGVPPPGDPAYLAPEQIEDEPVGAPADVFAWAATLVFAATGRPPFGTGPGAARRIAARRPDLGTLDGPLRDLALRCLDKNPAARPSAAALARALRDDRAPEPRPRPTRIPRYRWRMMVALATVVALGFVIGILV
- the thiE gene encoding thiamine phosphate synthase; translation: MSRHLPSERAVALRARLDRARLYLCTDAREGRGDLPAFLDAVLAGGVDVVQLRQKGLEARREIAHLEVFRAACDRHGALLAVNDRADIAHAVGADVLHLGQDDLPVAAARAIVGADILVGRSTHAPAEADAAAAETGVDYFCTGPVWPTPTKPGRAAPGLGLVEHAAARNPARPWFAIGGIDGDRLGAVLAAGARRIVVVRALTEAADPGKAAAELAAALPPA
- the pknB gene encoding Stk1 family PASTA domain-containing Ser/Thr kinase, translating into MDTSTADPLVGTVLDGRYRIESRIARGGMATVYVARDLRLDRTVAIKVMHAHLAADEEFVRRFIGEAKAAAALSHPNVVAVYDQRTDGEHVFLVMELVHGRTLRDLLTERTRLGPRAALEIMQPVLAALGAAHRAGLVHRDVKPENVLIAADGQVKVADFGLARAETAGRMTRTGLIIGTVGYLAPEQVLTGHADVRSDVYAAGVLLFELLTGRLPYEGDTPLAVAYQHANGTVPAPSELVPGLPAPVDALVARATARDAADRPQDANAFLATVAEVHGGLAPDFDARLAASEPGATAVLQTPAPPPGDGRTAVLDPADGAPAGPPPRGGAFGGSGRRWAIVAVAAVAAIVLGWAVWYQFSGQYDHVPEEIIGMKPAAATKELRGHGLAVRQGDTVYSDRVDRGEVAATDPAPGARVSQGMTITLHVSKGHVPREVPDVKGRTESDARDLLESKGFRVGGVSSLPSETIAKGRAIRTRPTAGTKVSTDQPVALVMSSGMTVPDLTGWSTGDAKNALTAMGLDVKTQDRKQDGKPGGTVVGQDPAPGSGVSRGDRVTLYVTPRDCLIGNWFCNDGKGDEGNKVPVPSVIGKSFDDARRAIESSGFRMRIGTRVGDRVIGQTPIPDSRAARGGVITVYG
- the thiS gene encoding sulfur carrier protein ThiS; the protein is MRIFVNGEPRELPAGATVADAVALVTAAAAGVAAALNDEVVGRSRWTATALADADRLEVLTAVQGG
- a CDS encoding deoxyribonuclease IV, whose protein sequence is MTSPFSPIGGHVPVAGGLASGGLKYAAEIGAEAVQVFVANPRGWALPAGKPAEDARLREEGLPVFVHAPYLVNFGSPSAETLAKSIATVRHSLERGRAIGARGVVVHTGSAVSQSYEAAMDQVRAHVLPLLDEIPGDGPDLLLEPMAGQGAMLCARVEDLGPFFERLDRHPRLGVCLDTCHAFAAGHDLAAPGGVAATLDALVATVGTGRLKLVHANDSKDACGSAKDRHENIGAGQIGAEPFGELLRHPEAAGVPFVIETPGRGAEPHRADIDVLKRLRDA